A region of Homo sapiens chromosome 17, GRCh38.p14 Primary Assembly DNA encodes the following proteins:
- the ALDH3A1 gene encoding aldehyde dehydrogenase, dimeric NADP-preferring isoform X2, with product MIQKLPEWAADEPVEKTPQTQQDELYIHSEPLGVVLVIGTWNYPFNLTIQPMVGAIAAGNSVVLKPSELSENMASLLATIIPQYLDKDLYPVINGGVPETTELLKERFDHILYTGSTGVGKIIMTAAAKHLTPVTLELGGKSPCYVDKNCDLDVACRRIAWGKFMNSGQTCVAPDYILCDPSIQNQIVEKLKKSLKEFYGEDAKKSRDYGRIISARHFQRVMGLIEGQKVAYGGTGDAATRYIAPTILTDVDPQSPVMQEEIFGPVLPIVCVRSLEEAIQFINQREKPLALYMFSSNDKVIKKMIAETSSGGVAANDVIVHITLHSLPFGGVGNSGMGSYHGKKSFETFSHRRSCLVRPLMNDEGLKVRYPPSPAKMTQH from the exons ATGATCCAGAAGCTCCCTGAGTGGGCCGCGGATGAGCCCGTGGAGAAGACGCCCCAGACTCAGCAGGACGAGCTCTACATCCACTCGGAGCCACTGGGCGTGGTCCTCGTCATTGGCACCTGGAACTACCCCTTCAACCTCACCATCCAGCCCATGGTGGGCGCCATCGCTGCAG GGAACTCAGTGGTCCTCAAGCCCTCGGAGCTGAGTGAGAACATGGCGAGCCTGCTGGCTACCATCATCCCCCAGTACCTGGACAAG GATCTGTACCCAGTAATCAATGGGGGTGTCCCTGAGACCACGGAGCTGCTCAAGGAGAGGTTCGACCATATCCTGTACACGGGCAGCACGGGGGTGGGGAAGATCATCATGACGGCTGCTGCCAAGCACCTGACCCCTGTCACGCTGGAGCTGGGAGGGAAGAGTCCCTGCTACGTGGACAAGAACTGTGACCTGGACGTGGCCTGCCG ACGCATCGCCTGGGGGAAATTCATGAACAGTGGCCAGACCTGCGTGGCCCCTGACTACATCCTCTGTGACCCCTCGATCCAGAACCAAATTGTGGAGAAGCTCAAGAAGTCACTGAAA GAGTTCTACGGGGAAGATGCTAAGAAATCCCGGGACTATGGAAGAATCATTAGTGCCCGGCACTTCCAGAGGGTGATGGGCCTGATTGAGGGCCAGAAGGTGGCTTATGGGGGCACCGGGGATGCCGCCACTCGCTACATAG cccccaccaTCCTCACGGACGTGGACCCCCAGTCCCCGGTGATGCAAGAGGAGATCTTCGGGCCTGTGCTGCCCATCGTGTGCGTGCGCAGCCTGGAGGAGGCCATCCAGTTCATCAACCAGCGTGAGAAGCCCCTGGCCCTCTACATGTTCTCCAGCAACGACAAG GTGATTAAGAAGATGATTGCAGAGACATCCAGTGGTGGGGTGGCGGCCAACGATGTCATCGTCCACATCACCTTGCACTCTCTGCCCTTCGGGGGCGTGG GGAACAGCGGCATGGGATCCTACCATGGCAAGAAGAGCTTCGAGACTTTCTCTCACCGCCGCTCTTGCCTGGTGAGGCCTCTGATGAATGATGAAGGCCTGAAGGTCAGATACCCCCCGAGCCCGGCCAAG ATGACCCAGCACTGA
- the ALDH3A1 gene encoding aldehyde dehydrogenase, dimeric NADP-preferring isoform 1 (isoform 1 is encoded by transcript variant 3), with protein MSKISEAVKRARAAFSSGRTRPLQFRIQQLEALQRLIQEQEQELVGALAADLHKNEWNAYYEEVVYVLEEIEYMIQKLPEWAADEPVEKTPQTQQDELYIHSEPLGVVLVIGTWNYPFNLTIQPMVGAIAAGNSVVLKPSELSENMASLLATIIPQYLDKDLYPVINGGVPETTELLKERFDHILYTGSTGVGKIIMTAAAKHLTPVTLELGGKSPCYVDKNCDLDVACRRIAWGKFMNSGQTCVAPDYILCDPSIQNQIVEKLKKSLKEFYGEDAKKSRDYGRIISARHFQRVMGLIEGQKVAYGGTGDAATRYIAPTILTDVDPQSPVMQEEIFGPVLPIVCVRSLEEAIQFINQREKPLALYMFSSNDKVIKKMIAETSSGGVAANDVIVHITLHSLPFGGVGNSGMGSYHGKKSFETFSHRRSCLVRPLMNDEGLKVRYPPSPAKMTQH; from the exons ATGAGCAAGATCAGCGAGGCCGTGAAGCGCGCCCGCGCCGCCTTCAGCTCGGGCAGGACCCGTCCGCTGCAGTTCCGGATCCAGCAGCTGGAGGCGCTGCAGCGCCTGAtccaggagcaggagcaggagctggTGGGCGCGCTGGCCGCAGACCTGCACAAG AATGAATGGAACGCCTACTATGAGGAGGTGGTGTACGTCCTAGAGGAGATCGAGTACATGATCCAGAAGCTCCCTGAGTGGGCCGCGGATGAGCCCGTGGAGAAGACGCCCCAGACTCAGCAGGACGAGCTCTACATCCACTCGGAGCCACTGGGCGTGGTCCTCGTCATTGGCACCTGGAACTACCCCTTCAACCTCACCATCCAGCCCATGGTGGGCGCCATCGCTGCAG GGAACTCAGTGGTCCTCAAGCCCTCGGAGCTGAGTGAGAACATGGCGAGCCTGCTGGCTACCATCATCCCCCAGTACCTGGACAAG GATCTGTACCCAGTAATCAATGGGGGTGTCCCTGAGACCACGGAGCTGCTCAAGGAGAGGTTCGACCATATCCTGTACACGGGCAGCACGGGGGTGGGGAAGATCATCATGACGGCTGCTGCCAAGCACCTGACCCCTGTCACGCTGGAGCTGGGAGGGAAGAGTCCCTGCTACGTGGACAAGAACTGTGACCTGGACGTGGCCTGCCG ACGCATCGCCTGGGGGAAATTCATGAACAGTGGCCAGACCTGCGTGGCCCCTGACTACATCCTCTGTGACCCCTCGATCCAGAACCAAATTGTGGAGAAGCTCAAGAAGTCACTGAAA GAGTTCTACGGGGAAGATGCTAAGAAATCCCGGGACTATGGAAGAATCATTAGTGCCCGGCACTTCCAGAGGGTGATGGGCCTGATTGAGGGCCAGAAGGTGGCTTATGGGGGCACCGGGGATGCCGCCACTCGCTACATAG cccccaccaTCCTCACGGACGTGGACCCCCAGTCCCCGGTGATGCAAGAGGAGATCTTCGGGCCTGTGCTGCCCATCGTGTGCGTGCGCAGCCTGGAGGAGGCCATCCAGTTCATCAACCAGCGTGAGAAGCCCCTGGCCCTCTACATGTTCTCCAGCAACGACAAG GTGATTAAGAAGATGATTGCAGAGACATCCAGTGGTGGGGTGGCGGCCAACGATGTCATCGTCCACATCACCTTGCACTCTCTGCCCTTCGGGGGCGTGG GGAACAGCGGCATGGGATCCTACCATGGCAAGAAGAGCTTCGAGACTTTCTCTCACCGCCGCTCTTGCCTGGTGAGGCCTCTGATGAATGATGAAGGCCTGAAGGTCAGATACCCCCCGAGCCCGGCCAAG ATGACCCAGCACTGA
- the ALDH3A1 gene encoding aldehyde dehydrogenase, dimeric NADP-preferring isoform X1 — protein MSPWRRRPRLSRTSSTSTRSHWAWSSSLAPGTTPSTSPSSPWWAPSLQVHGPVGREAGGAPSPSVEPSQDGLRPVLRVLGSDKGLLGLSQEAVGTKLFSQASWCLRSSQAQVSTPGDTERACLPPPLLGGWSFCHLICIRASFLEWASAVLPTGPPEPLSPFCFSSNISATQRARWCSSGQRVPVCVPLSCARACSWVCPVTCACLLTTLPSTVPRTHNGGEASGVVLGRAEPLVKYPGHRPGSVCSAGNSVVLKPSELSENMASLLATIIPQYLDKDLYPVINGGVPETTELLKERFDHILYTGSTGVGKIIMTAAAKHLTPVTLELGGKSPCYVDKNCDLDVACRRIAWGKFMNSGQTCVAPDYILCDPSIQNQIVEKLKKSLKEFYGEDAKKSRDYGRIISARHFQRVMGLIEGQKVAYGGTGDAATRYIAPTILTDVDPQSPVMQEEIFGPVLPIVCVRSLEEAIQFINQREKPLALYMFSSNDKVIKKMIAETSSGGVAANDVIVHITLHSLPFGGVGNSGMGSYHGKKSFETFSHRRSCLVRPLMNDEGLKVRYPPSPAKMTQH, from the exons ATGAGCCCGTGGAGAAGACGCCCCAGACTCAGCAGGACGAGCTCTACATCCACTCGGAGCCACTGGGCGTGGTCCTCGTCATTGGCACCTGGAACTACCCCTTCAACCTCACCATCCAGCCCATGGTGGGCGCCATCGCTGCAGGTGCATGGCCCTGTGGGAAGGGAAGCTGGGGGAGCACCGTCCCCCAGCGTGGAGCCAAGCCAGGATGGGCTCAGGCCTGTGTTAAGAGTCCTGGGGTCAGATAAGGGTTTGCTGGGTCTGTCACAGGAGGCTGTGGGGACCAAGCTGTTTAGCCAGGCCTCTTGGTGCCTGAGGTCCAGTCAGGCTCAGGTGTCCACACCTGGTGATACAGAGAGGGCCTGCCTTCCCCCACCCCTGTTGGGGGGCTGGAGCTTCTGTCACCTAATATGCATCAGGGCTTCCTTCCTAGAATGGGCCAGCGCTGTTCTACCAACCGGGCCCCCAGAGCCTCTCTCCCCTTTCTGCTTTTCCTCCAACATCTCAGCAACTCAGAGGGCCAGGTGGTGCAGCTCTGGCCAGCGTGTGCCCGTGTGTGTCCCTCTGTCATGTGCCCGTGCGTGCTCCTGGGTGTGCCCCGTGACATGTGCTTGTTTGCTAACAACTCTTCCATCCACTGTCCCGAGGACACACAATGGAGGGGAGGCTTCAGGTGTGGTCCTTGGGAGGGCAGAGCCTCTGGTGAAGTACCCTGGGCATAGGCCTGGCTCGGTGTGCTCTGCAGGGAACTCAGTGGTCCTCAAGCCCTCGGAGCTGAGTGAGAACATGGCGAGCCTGCTGGCTACCATCATCCCCCAGTACCTGGACAAG GATCTGTACCCAGTAATCAATGGGGGTGTCCCTGAGACCACGGAGCTGCTCAAGGAGAGGTTCGACCATATCCTGTACACGGGCAGCACGGGGGTGGGGAAGATCATCATGACGGCTGCTGCCAAGCACCTGACCCCTGTCACGCTGGAGCTGGGAGGGAAGAGTCCCTGCTACGTGGACAAGAACTGTGACCTGGACGTGGCCTGCCG ACGCATCGCCTGGGGGAAATTCATGAACAGTGGCCAGACCTGCGTGGCCCCTGACTACATCCTCTGTGACCCCTCGATCCAGAACCAAATTGTGGAGAAGCTCAAGAAGTCACTGAAA GAGTTCTACGGGGAAGATGCTAAGAAATCCCGGGACTATGGAAGAATCATTAGTGCCCGGCACTTCCAGAGGGTGATGGGCCTGATTGAGGGCCAGAAGGTGGCTTATGGGGGCACCGGGGATGCCGCCACTCGCTACATAG cccccaccaTCCTCACGGACGTGGACCCCCAGTCCCCGGTGATGCAAGAGGAGATCTTCGGGCCTGTGCTGCCCATCGTGTGCGTGCGCAGCCTGGAGGAGGCCATCCAGTTCATCAACCAGCGTGAGAAGCCCCTGGCCCTCTACATGTTCTCCAGCAACGACAAG GTGATTAAGAAGATGATTGCAGAGACATCCAGTGGTGGGGTGGCGGCCAACGATGTCATCGTCCACATCACCTTGCACTCTCTGCCCTTCGGGGGCGTGG GGAACAGCGGCATGGGATCCTACCATGGCAAGAAGAGCTTCGAGACTTTCTCTCACCGCCGCTCTTGCCTGGTGAGGCCTCTGATGAATGATGAAGGCCTGAAGGTCAGATACCCCCCGAGCCCGGCCAAG ATGACCCAGCACTGA